In Vicia villosa cultivar HV-30 ecotype Madison, WI linkage group LG7, Vvil1.0, whole genome shotgun sequence, the DNA window GACCGGAAATATCATTGACTGTTTCAATTTCCAAGCTGGTGGTAGTAGCGCTCTTTCTATTTCTTCGATCCTGAAAGTGATTATACCAACCAATTAGTTACCGTGCTAATTTTTTACGAGATGATAAGTCAATAGGTATCGAAGTGAAGCAAACCTCTCGATATGGATATTCGTCGGCTTCAAGCATCCTTACAACATGACTCATTTTGGGCCTTTTTTCTGCATCGGGATCAATACATCTAAGAGCGACCAGAAGCGAACGCTTTAAAGCGCGAGCAGATGGTTTAACTTCGAGTCTAGAGTCCACAACTTCCTCGGCTCTTCTTGCTCCCACCATCATCTTGAGCCACTCAACAAGATTGACCTGTCATTGGGGTAAACAAAATCTCATCAGACATGTGAAGGATAAACAAGAGGACAAGGTTCTAAAGGATTTCGGATACGAACCTCATCAGAAGGACGCGAATAATCTACAGGGTCCCTGCCGGTAACGGCTTCCAGCAGGAGGACGCCGAAGCTGTAAATGTCACTCTTCTCATTTAACAAACCGCTATTGGCATATTCTGGTGCTACATAGCTGAAATCCGCAATAGAAGTTAAGTTCATAATTGTGTAAATAAATCCGAAATAAAACTTATCGAAAGAGATATTGAAATTTTCTTTATACCCAAATGTTCCCATTACTCGAGTAGTTATGTAACTTTCTCCTGTTTCCAAGAGTTTGGCCAAACCGAAATCGGAAACTTTCGCATTGAACTCAGTGTCGATCAATATATTGCTGGACTTTATATCTCGGTGAATAACTTTCGGTTCTATTGCTTCATGTAAGTAAGCAAGCCTGCAACCAAccacaataaaatataatataacgtCAGTAACATAATATTATCAAGATGATACATATTACTAATTTGCAAGGGGAACTTACGCTTTGGCTGTGCCGAGAATAACTTTCATGCGGGCCTCCCAGGTAAGTGTTCCGAGTTGGTATTTGTCTCCATGTAACCACTGTTCTAAGTTACCGTTGTTCACGTATTCATACACCAGTAGCCTGAATAATAATCGGAACGCACGTGCATTATAACATAGATAGAAACAAAACATAGAGAAAAGGTTCGGTTTGAATTTGGAAAAGTATAATTAGTGACTCAAAAGAAACACCAAAAGCTTGTGTTATTATTGAGTGCGAACGAACTTGTGAGAGTACTACAGTACACGTATATAACATAAAATGGTGAAATGAATACCTGTGAACTCCTTCAACGCAATAGCCAAGTAGGCGCACGAGATGCTTATGTCTAACATGGCCTATAGCTTCCACTTCAACCCGGAATTCTCTCTCTGCTTGTCCTCTATGAACTCAATGTGGAATACAATTATGTAACAAAAGATAGAAAAGAGGTCACTGTTTATGAATAGTATCAATCTATGCATCACCAGCGCTTTTGATTAAAGGTGTATCTTACACTGATATGACTCTGACACGTGTAGTTTCATTCAACTATTCTACTTTCTCAAATTATTGTCAGTGTTGATGTGGTAGCATCAGTGTCGTGTTAGGTGTCTGTGTGTTTTGCAGGTGTCAAAAAACAATATGAAATGTCCTTACAAGTTGTTAAGAAGTTTCTTCACAGCAACATCGGTTCCATTGATCAGCCTGCCCTTGTAAACAACTCCATATCCACCCTCGCCAAGAATGTTCTCAGCCGAGAAATAGTGGGTCGCTTGTTCAAGATCTCTAAGTGTAAACCAGTGACCCCACCCGAGATGAGAAAATTCCGGCAAACCAATCAAAGGAGAGGTAGTCGTTGGCCCTCCTCCATACGATAATGTAGACCGCTTCTTGAAATTTCCGGAGCTCCCTTCTTCCCATGACAGTGAACTTAATCCTCTCTCGTGATGATAAACTGAGCTGCACTGACTAACACTATCAGGATCACTGAATTTGCCCGTCCTCATACGAACTGATATCTTATCCAAATTATTATCATTAGGAACAAACACGTTTCCATGTTGAACATGAGAATTCTGCACCCCAACAATGTCAACATTGATATCTTTCGACACATTCGGTATTTGGGGCTTCTCGAGAGATCTCCTATTCCTAGACTTCCTCCGAAACATCACCCATATAGACAATATACAAAGAATCACCACAATAAATGCTCCAACACCTATCCCAATCAAAACCCATCTTTTCAAACCCAAAACTGATTTCTTTGATAATTCAACATTCAACGAATTATTTGATGACATAATCGGTTGCTAGAAGTCAATCAATTGCCTCCTCCAAAGCTCTTCACCTGATAGAATCAAGGCATTCCTATCTGAGTACAAGAATCTAGTTAAGCACACCCCTTTGTCAACGCTTGGAAACAAACATGTTTGAACATTCTAATTCACATATTGCAACGATCCCGTGAACATAAGGCAAAATCAACAAGGGAAGCATTTTACCTCTTAGTTGTCCCAACTAGAGTAGTCATTCCCGGATAGCGATCCGGAGCGGCCGACCCCAAAAGTGGGATTGCGTATAGCGGGATGACCGCTCTATTTGATCATTTTTTGAACAAATtacatttaataattataaacataCTTTAAATAGAAAGTTAAACAAATAActcaaatcataaaatattcataaatcaaAGCACACATGACTATTGAAGTCCATAAACCACTACAGGGGAAGGTTAAGGTTGACCGTTCTACACCGCTAAGGCTCTTCCCATAGTGATTGGCCTCTGCTCTGCTATAGCAGGATAGTGCCGCTATAGACTACTCTGGTCCCAGTCCAAACAACACGGCTAATCCGTCGGGGACAATTTTCAAGCTTGATTGTCAATGGTATAGAATAAAGAATCTAAGTTTTAACTATCATAAGGAGCACTCACTTGTTCTTAAACAAAACTAAATgacattaaaaaaaggaaaatatagaGAATCCACAATTCATTGCAAAAGTAAAAGTAAATGTTGATCATCACAACAATTCTGACACACACAAAAAATAGAAATTGGTAAAGCATCACTTATGATCCAAGCAAAGTGAAACAATTAATTATCCACTATTATCCAAAAAAGACAAAGCATATACCTTTGTGTTGATTCAAGGTAGCTATCCTCCTTGATCTTCTACCTTGAGGAAGCAAAGAAGCAACAAGTTTCACACTTCTTTTTGAACCAACAAACTCAATGTGCATAGCAGGCACATCAACACACAAACCCTACCACAAAATCCACAATTACAGTATAGTACCCCACTAGTCAACAAACAAGTAAACCACaaaaatgaatatataaaaaaaaaaatcgctATTGAAAACCAAAAACTTAAAAGGAAATGCCAGATAAAAATCTAATTTTTATAATTAGAAACCAAAAATTAAAAGGGAATGCAAgataaaaatctgatttttatgattaaaaaccaaaaatgaaaaggaaatgccatataaaaatctgatttttatgattaaaaaccaaaaatgaaaaggaaatgccagataaaaatctgatttttaagagaaaaaatgaaGAGGGGTAGAGAGAAATTGTAGGATTTGGAAAAGAGAAAAGGACAAATTAGTAAAATGGTTGATGGGTATTGTAGTTGAAGAAGAACAAGACAAGAGCAAATTAAGGTGGAAGTGAAACATGGTTTGTAACGAAGGGAAAGTAAATATGAACAGTGATTAAGGTTGAAAAAAGCAATGTAATGCAATGAAAAAGAACAAGAGTAAAGtgtagagagaggagagagagtgaGAGGATGAACCTGAATCCAACAGGAGAAGAGAAGTGAAGGTGTGTCGTCTGGAAGCCCCAAATCTAGCTGCCGCTTATGTCATGTCTGCTTACCAAACTGTCATATTTGTGTGAAAAGGAAAATTCCCATGTAAATTTTCAATCTTTGTCTCTGTTTTTTCTTTACTTTTCACGTTGTTTTTTTAACTTGGGCTTTGGTTTTTTGGGACAAAACACCGAAATTTAAGGAAGTTACTATCTACACCATACTtaatacttaaataaaaatatttttatacaatttttttattataaaaaattatgtcAATCGAACAACAAAACTCATCAGAGTTGAGCCAGGGTAGATCTCAACTGTCAAACTATTTATGTCATCCGCCAAATTCAAAGAGCCGATTCAATTTCTGGTAGATCTCAACTGTCAAAATATTTATGTCATCCGGCAAATTCAAAGAGCAGATTCAATTTCTTTGAGTCAACTTGAGTCAACTTTATTTTAcactttaatttattaaaaaaaatgaaaagttattttaattttaaaaaatgtgtcAAAATTGTAAATATTTCTATAATCTTTCCTTTTGTTATTAATTTTAGAGACTAAAATTGATTGACTGAAGATTTGGCTTTAATAAAGCTATTATGTATAGAAAATATTATGTTGACACTACTTATATAAACAAGTTAGTTTGAAAGGAATATTTCTATAACATAATTTACTAAAGGTGTTTAGAGAGTGCATTTTTGTTAACTATAAGTTGTATTTTAGGATAaaagttgaataattttttcttttttaagaattataaattttatttattttatggat includes these proteins:
- the LOC131615848 gene encoding probable receptor-like protein kinase At2g42960; amino-acid sequence: MSSNNSLNVELSKKSVLGLKRWVLIGIGVGAFIVVILCILSIWVMFRRKSRNRRSLEKPQIPNVSKDINVDIVGVQNSHVQHGNVFVPNDNNLDKISVRMRTGKFSDPDSVSQCSSVYHHERGLSSLSWEEGSSGNFKKRSTLSYGGGPTTTSPLIGLPEFSHLGWGHWFTLRDLEQATHYFSAENILGEGGYGVVYKGRLINGTDVAVKKLLNNLGQAEREFRVEVEAIGHVRHKHLVRLLGYCVEGVHRLLVYEYVNNGNLEQWLHGDKYQLGTLTWEARMKVILGTAKALAYLHEAIEPKVIHRDIKSSNILIDTEFNAKVSDFGLAKLLETGESYITTRVMGTFGYVAPEYANSGLLNEKSDIYSFGVLLLEAVTGRDPVDYSRPSDEVNLVEWLKMMVGARRAEEVVDSRLEVKPSARALKRSLLVALRCIDPDAEKRPKMSHVVRMLEADEYPYREDRRNRKSATTTSLEIETVNDISGPSNAEKAAVHSKSHAPETAPGTARG